In Hymenobacter sublimis, a single genomic region encodes these proteins:
- a CDS encoding S41 family peptidase, with protein sequence MLHYSAFRLHMTLRLWLLFSLITSCRAEGKPPSPVVRKYLAEVVDIMQANSINRKTINWVEFRQNLLAQASDAQTIEQAYPAVVSAIVALGDKHSAFVPASPVKGPQAPADKQPPVYPDEPVPGDIGYIRIPWVVGNQQKMDAYIAHVQAQIKERDKVELKGWLVDLRGNMGGNMWPMLVGAGPILGEDTLGYFFTSNDIKTAWRYEKGKALLDGDAQAEAANYYTLKSANPVVAVLTDTLTASSGEAVVVAFKARKHTRSFGAGTCGVSTSRSRFYLSDGSVLLLTTAVFADRRLVPYGHSIAPDELCKSTEVVTRAIRWIREEYKAKK encoded by the coding sequence TTGCTTCATTATTCCGCATTCCGCTTACACATGACGCTTAGGCTCTGGCTTTTATTCTCTCTCATTACTTCTTGTCGGGCAGAAGGTAAACCGCCCTCCCCAGTGGTGCGGAAATATTTGGCAGAAGTCGTTGATATCATGCAAGCCAACTCTATTAACCGGAAGACTATTAACTGGGTAGAATTCAGGCAAAACCTACTAGCGCAGGCAAGCGACGCTCAAACGATTGAGCAGGCGTATCCAGCAGTTGTATCCGCCATCGTTGCCCTGGGCGATAAGCACAGCGCTTTCGTGCCCGCCAGCCCGGTAAAGGGCCCCCAAGCCCCCGCTGACAAGCAACCTCCGGTATATCCTGACGAGCCGGTGCCCGGAGACATCGGCTACATCCGCATTCCTTGGGTAGTTGGCAATCAGCAAAAAATGGACGCGTATATAGCCCATGTACAAGCCCAAATTAAGGAGCGGGATAAGGTAGAATTAAAAGGATGGCTCGTGGACCTAAGAGGCAATATGGGAGGTAATATGTGGCCGATGCTCGTAGGAGCAGGACCGATTTTGGGAGAAGACACGCTGGGCTATTTTTTTACCTCGAATGATATTAAAACGGCTTGGCGATACGAAAAAGGCAAGGCATTGCTGGACGGTGACGCACAGGCAGAAGCAGCCAATTATTACACATTAAAGTCCGCCAATCCGGTCGTGGCCGTGCTGACAGATACCTTAACGGCTAGCTCGGGCGAGGCCGTGGTAGTCGCCTTCAAGGCTCGGAAGCACACCAGAAGCTTTGGAGCGGGCACGTGCGGAGTGTCTACCAGCAGAAGCCGCTTTTATTTGTCCGATGGGTCCGTTCTCTTGCTGACAACCGCTGTATTCGCCGACCGCCGCCTGGTACCCTATGGCCACTCGATAGCACCCGACGAGCTGTGCAAGTCCACCGAAGTTGTAACGCGTGCTATTCGCTGGATTAGAGAAGAATACAAGGCAAAGAAATAA
- a CDS encoding PAS domain-containing sensor histidine kinase, whose amino-acid sequence MATDNPLDVFFDLVPTGAVLYAPIFDARDELVDFRFVRLNPAAQRLLHLPAQPARTFRQQYPHSGPTGIFAQYRTAYLTGHATTYDVPYQGDGLDTYFRLVAQRSGELLVVNFTDLADLPRSAVEQSLRDSRAREQAARAEAETQRQRFYEVLMALPAQVATYHGPNHVYNFVNTSYQRYFPTQALPGRSLREVLPEAEAQGVLAVMDRVYQTGEASYQQELEVWLDFNGSGQPQQLFLNLFFHPLRDTQGRVDGLLDFSYDVTEQVQARRQVEQLNQGLEARVQERTGEVQAARAETEAQRQLLQSVLTQAPVAIGVFQGEDLVVAQANIWLCAMWGYEPAQVLGKPLLEGVPELRGQGFEDLLREVGRTRIPFTGTELPATLRQDNGELETHYFNFVYQPLYGPAGELLGVLNIATDVTTQVEARRQVEESEQQVRALVEGAPFPIGVYVGPEFHIQLANHAILEGWGKGPDVLGKRFAEVLPEFENQAVFEQLQHVLTTGQPLHLRNQQLEVVINGVPQTVYYNYSFTPLRNTQGQVYGVLNTAANVTDLVLARRRSEEAAAELRQLTAHAPAFLFRTDPTGRLTYVNDALFEWSGLDRAALASLDEAWGIKHPEDLATLQAPYGAALGAGQPWESVPYRIRRRDGQYRWSITRTQPYLNPDGTVAGHNGITLEINEQVELQRQLQRTNADLDNFIYTASHDLRAPIANVEGLLQALQHDLPAAGRVGAVPEILTLMHGAIERFKRTIAHLTDISRLQKEHSPAHQPVLLAELVEAVRLDLLPLLHESQARLTVTIPADLTVTFAEKNLRSVVYNLLSNALKYCHPDRAPHVQIRCQPQEGYQVLEVQDNGLGLNLQQGQDKLFAMFQRLHTHVEGSGIGLYMVKRMVENAGGRIEVQSELGRGSVFRVYFPG is encoded by the coding sequence GTGGCGACTGATAATCCGCTTGATGTCTTCTTCGACCTGGTTCCCACCGGGGCCGTGCTCTACGCCCCGATCTTCGATGCGCGCGACGAGCTAGTCGATTTCCGGTTCGTGCGCCTGAACCCAGCGGCTCAGCGCCTACTGCACTTGCCCGCGCAGCCCGCCCGCACGTTTCGCCAGCAGTATCCGCACAGCGGGCCCACGGGTATTTTTGCCCAGTACCGCACGGCCTACCTGACGGGCCACGCCACAACGTACGACGTGCCCTACCAGGGCGACGGCCTCGATACGTACTTCCGGCTGGTGGCCCAGCGCAGCGGCGAGCTGCTGGTGGTCAACTTCACCGACCTGGCCGACCTACCCCGCTCGGCCGTCGAGCAGTCCCTACGCGACAGCCGGGCCCGCGAGCAGGCCGCCCGCGCCGAGGCCGAAACCCAGCGCCAGCGCTTTTACGAGGTGCTGATGGCGCTGCCCGCGCAGGTGGCCACCTACCACGGCCCCAACCACGTCTACAACTTCGTCAATACGTCGTACCAGCGCTACTTTCCTACCCAGGCCCTGCCCGGCCGCTCCCTGCGCGAGGTGCTGCCGGAGGCGGAGGCTCAAGGCGTGCTGGCCGTGATGGACCGCGTGTACCAGACCGGCGAGGCCAGCTACCAGCAGGAGTTGGAGGTGTGGCTAGACTTTAACGGGAGCGGCCAGCCCCAGCAGCTGTTTCTAAATCTGTTTTTTCATCCCCTACGCGACACCCAAGGCCGCGTGGATGGGCTGCTGGATTTTTCCTACGACGTGACCGAGCAGGTGCAGGCCCGCCGGCAGGTGGAGCAGCTCAACCAAGGGCTGGAAGCCCGCGTGCAGGAGCGCACCGGCGAAGTACAGGCAGCTCGCGCCGAGACGGAGGCGCAACGTCAGTTGCTGCAATCGGTGCTAACGCAGGCTCCGGTAGCTATTGGGGTATTTCAAGGAGAAGACTTGGTAGTCGCTCAGGCCAATATTTGGCTCTGTGCCATGTGGGGCTACGAGCCGGCCCAGGTACTGGGGAAGCCCCTGCTGGAAGGCGTACCGGAGCTACGCGGCCAGGGCTTCGAGGACTTGCTTCGGGAAGTGGGCCGCACCCGTATACCCTTTACGGGTACGGAATTGCCGGCTACGCTGCGCCAGGACAACGGGGAGCTTGAAACGCACTATTTCAACTTCGTGTACCAGCCTCTGTACGGCCCGGCCGGCGAGCTGCTGGGCGTGCTCAATATTGCCACCGACGTCACGACCCAGGTAGAAGCCCGCCGACAGGTCGAGGAAAGTGAGCAGCAAGTGCGCGCCTTGGTGGAAGGCGCCCCGTTTCCCATTGGTGTGTACGTGGGTCCGGAGTTCCACATTCAGCTGGCGAATCACGCCATCCTGGAGGGTTGGGGCAAAGGGCCGGACGTGCTTGGGAAGCGCTTTGCGGAGGTGTTGCCCGAGTTCGAGAATCAGGCCGTGTTCGAGCAATTACAGCACGTGCTAACCACCGGCCAGCCCCTGCACCTGCGCAACCAACAACTGGAGGTGGTCATCAACGGCGTGCCGCAGACGGTCTACTACAATTACAGCTTTACCCCGCTACGAAACACCCAAGGTCAGGTGTACGGCGTCCTGAATACGGCTGCCAACGTCACGGACTTGGTGCTGGCTCGCCGCCGCTCCGAGGAGGCCGCCGCCGAACTGCGTCAGCTCACGGCCCACGCCCCGGCCTTCCTCTTCCGCACTGACCCCACCGGCCGCCTCACCTACGTCAACGATGCCTTGTTTGAGTGGAGCGGGCTTGACCGCGCGGCGCTGGCTTCGCTCGATGAGGCCTGGGGCATTAAGCACCCCGAAGATCTGGCGACGTTGCAAGCCCCGTATGGTGCCGCCTTGGGCGCCGGCCAACCCTGGGAAAGTGTCCCCTACCGCATCCGCCGCCGCGACGGGCAGTACCGCTGGTCCATCACCCGCACCCAGCCCTACCTTAATCCCGACGGCACGGTGGCCGGCCATAACGGCATCACCCTCGAAATTAACGAGCAAGTGGAGCTGCAGCGCCAACTGCAACGCACCAACGCCGACCTGGACAATTTCATCTACACAGCCTCGCACGACCTGCGGGCACCCATAGCCAACGTAGAGGGCCTGCTGCAAGCCCTGCAACACGACTTGCCCGCGGCTGGCCGCGTCGGCGCCGTGCCCGAGATTCTGACCCTCATGCACGGAGCCATCGAGCGGTTTAAGCGCACCATTGCTCACCTCACCGACATTTCCCGCCTGCAGAAAGAGCACAGCCCGGCTCATCAGCCGGTATTGCTGGCGGAGCTGGTGGAAGCCGTCCGGCTCGACCTGCTGCCCCTGCTGCACGAAAGCCAGGCCCGGCTCACGGTGACCATCCCAGCCGACCTGACGGTGACTTTTGCCGAGAAGAACCTGCGCTCCGTGGTATACAACCTGCTCAGTAACGCCCTCAAGTACTGCCACCCCGACCGTGCGCCCCACGTACAGATCCGCTGCCAGCCCCAGGAGGGTTACCAGGTGCTGGAAGTGCAAGACAACGGCCTGGGCCTGAACCTGCAGCAAGGGCAGGACAAGCTGTTTGCCATGTTTCAGCGCCTGCACACCCACGTGGAGGGCTCGGGCATTGGGCTGTACATGGTCAAGCGCATGGTAGAGAATGCCGGGGGCCGCATTGAGGTGCAGAGTGAGCTGGGCCGCGGTTCCGTGTTCCGCGTCTACTTTCCCGGTTGA
- a CDS encoding response regulator, producing the protein MTAISCTLLVDDDETTNYLNQTLLRRMAVTDTVLVATNGQQALDLLHTHCAPVASPTCPALILLDMKMPRMNGMEFLQAYARRPPTDNPAVVIIMLTTSLNPADVATMQSLPIAGYLTKPLTRDKVDQILQEHFT; encoded by the coding sequence ATGACAGCCATATCCTGTACGTTGCTCGTTGACGACGACGAAACGACCAATTACCTCAACCAGACCCTGCTGCGGCGCATGGCCGTCACCGATACCGTGTTGGTGGCTACCAACGGCCAGCAGGCCCTCGACCTGCTGCACACGCACTGCGCGCCGGTAGCGTCCCCTACCTGTCCGGCGCTGATTCTGCTGGATATGAAGATGCCGCGCATGAACGGCATGGAGTTTCTGCAGGCCTATGCCCGCCGCCCGCCCACCGACAACCCGGCCGTGGTCATCATCATGCTTACTACCTCCCTGAACCCGGCGGACGTAGCAACCATGCAGAGCCTACCCATTGCAGGCTACCTGACCAAGCCCCTAACCCGGGACAAGGTGGACCAGATTCTGCAGGAGCACTTCACCTAG
- a CDS encoding PAS domain-containing protein yields MPVSSVPTPLRSLPADTLLGDLLAVSMTGVIYYTPLYDPAGSGDIVDFRFEYLNPTAQRMMRMPEVPTLTHNEQWPHSKAHGTFAFHVDAFVSGEPREYNINYQADGYDNYYRLAARRSGDGLWVSFTDTADQPRSPVEVALREAQAREQAAHAEAETQRAQLHHMFEQAPAMICIFEGPQHVFQFVNPPYQALVGERPLVGRTIAEAMPELAGQPIFGLLDRVYQTGETFEAHEMLVQLDHQNVGASELEKRYYNFIYQARRDLKGTIDGILVFAYEVTPQVVARQQLEQLNQELEARVQERTQAALVAQAEALRTAQQQVQQREALFHILADTPAAVALLRGPEHRFEYVNTAYQQLFPERQLTGRAVAEALPETEEAGFLTLLDEVYRTGETFFGTELPMHLAPAGGHTSQQVYYTFTYQAYRENGQVAGVSIFAFDVTEQVQSRQQGEAERQQLHTLFMEAPAPIVILSGPNLVFQLVNPAYQRIFPGRALLGRPVLDALPEIADAPIYHHLREVYDTGTTFVAQELPLQLARHDDGPLEDMYWTFTYQARRTTEGAIDGVLVFAHEVTDQVRARQVVERNEQYLRQMADNVPTMIWLTDAAGQCVYLNQQWYDYTGQTEAEGLGVGWLDAVHPDDRAATHATFADAAARQAPFSLLYRQRRHDGRYRWAVDTGLPRFHRSGQFEGYVGTVFDIHEQKQGEQALQHLTTKLRMARDRAEELNADLQASNEQLTRTNVDLDNFIYTASHDLKAPISNIEGLLNLLQEELPAHLAQSAQVAPTLLRMMDSVERFKRTIDHLTEVTKLQKEHDAPVTAVNLAAVVEDVHQDLLPLMQATGAKLVIDVSGQPPVRFSEKNLRSVVYNLLSNALKYHSPDRPPRVDVRAHVRLDHTVLEVHDNGLGIESAYLPRLFSMFQRFHTHVEGSGIGLYMVKRMVENAGGHIDVHSQPGAGTTFFVHLPQAVETA; encoded by the coding sequence ATGCCTGTTTCATCAGTACCTACCCCATTGCGCTCCTTACCAGCTGACACCCTGCTGGGGGATTTGCTGGCAGTGTCGATGACCGGCGTTATTTACTATACGCCCCTCTATGACCCAGCGGGCTCAGGCGACATCGTGGATTTCCGCTTTGAGTACCTGAACCCCACGGCCCAGCGCATGATGCGCATGCCGGAAGTGCCTACGCTGACCCACAACGAGCAGTGGCCCCACAGCAAGGCCCACGGCACGTTTGCCTTTCACGTGGACGCCTTTGTCTCCGGTGAGCCGCGCGAATACAACATCAACTACCAGGCCGACGGGTACGACAACTACTACCGCCTGGCGGCCCGTCGTTCGGGCGACGGACTGTGGGTAAGTTTCACCGACACGGCCGACCAGCCCCGCTCCCCCGTGGAAGTGGCCCTGCGCGAGGCCCAGGCCCGCGAGCAGGCCGCCCACGCCGAAGCCGAAACCCAACGGGCCCAGCTGCACCACATGTTCGAGCAGGCGCCGGCCATGATTTGCATTTTTGAGGGGCCCCAGCACGTATTCCAGTTCGTCAATCCGCCTTACCAGGCCTTGGTAGGCGAGCGGCCCCTGGTAGGCCGGACCATTGCCGAGGCCATGCCCGAGTTGGCCGGCCAGCCCATCTTTGGCTTGCTGGACCGCGTGTACCAGACGGGCGAAACCTTCGAGGCTCACGAAATGCTCGTGCAGCTCGACCACCAGAATGTTGGGGCATCGGAGCTAGAGAAGCGCTACTACAATTTCATCTACCAGGCCCGCCGCGACCTAAAGGGCACCATCGACGGCATCCTGGTTTTCGCCTACGAGGTAACCCCGCAGGTAGTGGCCCGCCAGCAGCTTGAGCAGCTCAACCAAGAGCTGGAGGCCCGCGTGCAGGAGCGCACCCAAGCCGCCCTGGTGGCCCAAGCCGAGGCGTTGCGCACGGCCCAGCAGCAGGTACAGCAGCGCGAAGCCCTGTTTCACATCCTGGCCGATACTCCCGCCGCCGTGGCCCTGCTGCGCGGTCCGGAGCACCGCTTCGAGTACGTGAACACGGCCTACCAGCAGCTTTTTCCCGAGCGCCAGCTCACCGGCCGGGCTGTGGCCGAAGCCCTGCCCGAAACCGAAGAGGCCGGCTTCCTAACCCTCCTCGACGAGGTGTACCGCACCGGGGAAACCTTTTTCGGGACGGAGCTGCCCATGCACCTTGCGCCGGCCGGCGGGCACACCAGCCAGCAGGTGTACTACACCTTTACCTACCAAGCCTACCGCGAAAACGGGCAGGTGGCCGGCGTTTCCATCTTTGCCTTCGATGTCACGGAGCAGGTACAGTCCCGCCAGCAAGGCGAAGCCGAGCGCCAGCAGCTGCACACGCTCTTTATGGAAGCCCCGGCCCCCATCGTCATCCTCAGCGGCCCCAACCTGGTATTTCAGCTCGTAAACCCGGCCTACCAGCGCATCTTTCCCGGCCGCGCGCTACTCGGCCGGCCGGTGCTCGACGCTCTGCCCGAAATTGCCGACGCCCCCATTTACCATCACTTGCGGGAAGTGTACGACACGGGCACCACGTTTGTGGCCCAGGAACTGCCCCTGCAGCTGGCCCGCCACGACGATGGCCCCCTGGAAGACATGTACTGGACGTTTACCTACCAGGCCCGCCGTACTACCGAAGGCGCCATCGACGGGGTGCTGGTGTTTGCCCACGAGGTGACTGACCAGGTGCGGGCCCGGCAGGTAGTGGAGCGCAACGAGCAGTATCTGCGCCAGATGGCCGATAACGTGCCCACCATGATCTGGCTCACGGACGCCGCCGGCCAGTGCGTATACCTCAACCAGCAGTGGTACGACTACACCGGCCAAACCGAAGCCGAGGGCCTGGGCGTAGGCTGGCTTGACGCGGTGCACCCCGACGACCGAGCTGCCACGCACGCCACGTTTGCGGATGCCGCGGCCCGGCAGGCCCCGTTCAGCCTGCTCTACCGCCAACGCCGCCACGACGGGCGCTACCGCTGGGCCGTGGACACGGGCTTGCCCCGCTTCCACCGTTCCGGGCAGTTCGAGGGCTACGTGGGCACGGTGTTCGACATTCATGAGCAGAAGCAGGGCGAACAGGCCCTACAGCACCTCACCACCAAGCTACGCATGGCCCGCGACCGGGCCGAGGAGCTCAACGCCGACCTGCAAGCCAGCAACGAGCAGCTCACGCGCACCAACGTAGACCTAGACAACTTCATTTACACCGCTTCCCACGATCTGAAAGCTCCCATCAGCAACATTGAGGGCTTGCTGAACTTACTGCAGGAGGAGCTGCCCGCTCACCTGGCCCAGTCCGCGCAGGTAGCGCCTACCCTGCTGCGCATGATGGACTCGGTGGAGCGGTTCAAGCGCACGATTGACCACCTGACCGAAGTAACCAAGCTGCAGAAAGAGCACGACGCACCGGTTACCGCGGTTAATCTGGCCGCGGTAGTTGAGGACGTGCACCAGGACCTGCTGCCCCTGATGCAGGCCACCGGCGCCAAGCTGGTCATTGACGTGTCGGGTCAGCCGCCCGTCCGGTTTTCAGAGAAGAACTTGCGCTCGGTGGTTTATAACCTACTCAGCAACGCCCTCAAGTACCACTCCCCCGACCGCCCACCCCGGGTAGATGTGCGGGCCCACGTGCGCCTGGACCACACGGTGCTGGAAGTGCACGACAACGGCCTGGGCATCGAGTCGGCGTATTTACCCCGCTTGTTCAGCATGTTCCAGCGCTTTCACACCCACGTGGAGGGCTCGGGCATTGGCCTATACATGGTCAAGCGCATGGTAGAAAATGCCGGGGGCCATATTGATGTACACTCCCAACCCGGCGCCGGCACCACCTTTTTCGTACACCTGCCCCAGGCAGTAGAAACCGCCTGA
- a CDS encoding MBL fold metallo-hydrolase encodes MKSTFLLTAALATFTLQAQAQTAPTASTAPTAAPARAAADQIKTKKGPLTVQPITHGSVVFTWQGKTMYVDPYGGAAAYAGLAAPDLILITDIHGDHLDTKTLAGLSVSKALLVVPQAVADQLPAEYQARVRVLRNGQRLDTLGLTVSALPMYNLPETADSRHPKGRGNGYVLGLGGTNVYLSGDTEDIAEMRALKGIDVAFVCMNLPYTMDVQQAAQGVLAFKPSIVYPYHYRGQNGLSDVEGFRKTVNAANQKIDVRLRNWYPAAAQ; translated from the coding sequence ATGAAATCTACTTTCCTGCTCACGGCTGCGCTGGCCACGTTTACTCTTCAGGCCCAGGCTCAAACTGCTCCTACCGCCTCTACAGCACCCACCGCGGCCCCCGCACGGGCCGCTGCCGACCAGATTAAAACCAAAAAAGGTCCGCTCACAGTGCAGCCCATTACCCACGGCAGCGTGGTATTCACTTGGCAAGGCAAGACGATGTACGTGGACCCCTACGGCGGTGCCGCGGCCTATGCTGGGCTGGCGGCGCCTGATCTGATCCTGATTACGGACATTCACGGCGACCATCTGGATACGAAAACCCTGGCCGGCCTCTCCGTGAGTAAGGCTCTACTGGTAGTGCCTCAGGCGGTAGCCGATCAGTTGCCGGCCGAGTACCAGGCGCGGGTGCGTGTCCTGCGCAACGGCCAGCGACTCGACACGCTGGGGCTGACGGTGTCGGCCCTGCCCATGTACAACCTGCCTGAAACGGCCGATTCCCGGCATCCTAAGGGTCGGGGCAACGGCTACGTCTTAGGTCTGGGCGGTACAAACGTCTACCTGTCCGGCGATACGGAAGACATTGCCGAAATGCGGGCCCTCAAGGGCATCGACGTGGCCTTCGTGTGCATGAACCTCCCCTACACCATGGACGTGCAGCAGGCCGCGCAGGGCGTCCTGGCCTTTAAGCCCAGCATTGTGTACCCCTACCACTACCGGGGTCAGAACGGGCTGAGCGATGTGGAAGGCTTCCGGAAAACCGTGAATGCGGCCAACCAGAAAATTGACGTGCGGCTGCGCAACTGGTATCCGGCGGCAGCCCAGTAA